From Hylaeus volcanicus isolate JK05 chromosome 2, UHH_iyHylVolc1.0_haploid, whole genome shotgun sequence, the proteins below share one genomic window:
- the LOC128872795 gene encoding F-actin-uncapping protein LRRC16A isoform X3, whose protein sequence is MSTRSQLTKDLNESVKALLGKHVKILLKNVVKLETKQDKQENRVLVFSPCRLFLLTAKVPTRLDCHFHYLEITSIESKRSNQLSLTVGERYYNFTTTGAGADTTEVDAMIEALHTAIRNIFPTVPLNYIIRKIEVIPASRLQSIRGSELARSTEATRHTGPCGGFSTQYACMCDLHGVPYREEVAWDVDTIYLSHDTRELNLRDFDHLDQKDLVPIISALEYNTWFTKLRASHLKLSHEPLERLLHVMRRSLSIQELYLDNLGIKWDFAHKLSLALISNANTMLQTIDLSHNTIEDKGGAHLSGPIGKLPKGLQKLNFAHCGLTGKGISQIAHALSLNRSMPTSLQYLNLSENSLKDDINNLCNFLAQPNSLTHLDLSGTDTTLECLFGALLRGCATNLVHLNVARNSFSSKKTKEIPPSFKQFFTATLSLKYLNISCCKLPLEALKHLLLGLACNESTVGLELDMSGNNLGSMGAHVLESCIHGVRCIASLDISDSNMDVDLAQVITAVGKNKSIKQLYMGRNTVGMKSKHIAIVMDALVQMLQEDDCVLQALHLPDSRLKSDLYNLINALGSNTCLHTIDISGNQIGDPGARLLAKALQINNHLRTIIYDKNNITLQGYADIVHALEKNCSVRHMPFPIFDLQPCMKTSAEKTEQLAKKIQDLLQRNVTPCKYSHGQAFRLQQGFLLSSTQQMVDRLVVQTQDTIKAIAAESCDANNDINFATGLIQDADNSKQLLPRLHEVLQRRDENNPIELKLHDMANELHKVVTAYLQDSLDAMVKCANEQCPTILSQTVIRGDESESIAVEDDLRNSCKEKNQISNEFIHTTITEQAGADIVNRVNELNLAVASHVSDRITDEVIESLSRSYKNLIGDCDSRTRSSTPDVLRPSAGSMSSGSVIGVTSTVGVSTTLPIGRTSLASEDDCPPETYSLVNSIGQCSSDQSPMKLDYLNLATPHLSNKRKSLHGRKLRPKSVVDSVEGLSADDIPDLLPSLPKSQAEAISETEHSLTESLDSVSELPNTVGQQLQHLVKSRPRRTKTRAPTRPMLRPDQQVDGLALGEGLDVFFRPTTPTTPLISPTSDDSSLHTFPTDGSPNLSLASHKSIPPDTDKKPGCSSPMLKTLLEPTPRSRSSDNLEKFSPLVGRRSQGDSPLTASPLARRNMTDNDQNHERIVAKSGSNKDTSSNSIVSTSADTSKRSTLPIIGSGTNSRSLRDSDENVKMLQLTTAANSLDRDVSLATSVPKDYESRKSLTKKSAMEVDKSASQPLPSLKLRSTGFDLRSPTNGSSTKSNSEASKSPVLKPSTKGCSSTNDGKSNGVLSKSKLTPPATAPKPRPWSMATDRKSGEFNLLSDGSSPNTSAGNTPDSGDALDESTDSGVSGPASLPPTLSASSTASSLSNTSVEKRSVRELAASLNKSKTERKENEHTAPAAWRSVLQRSINQPDAKVTEVPKTVEENHINYKLRRTSFLRDSNFNYNNDDVVDV, encoded by the exons ATGTCAACCAGATCGCAACTTACGAAAGATTTAAACG AATCGGTTAAAGCATTACTCGGTAAGCACGTCAAGATATTACTAAAAAACGTTGTGAAATTGGAAACAAAGCaggataaacaagaaaatcgTGTTCTA gTTTTTTCACCATGCCGTCTCTTTCTTTTAACGGCCAAAGTACCCACAAGG CTCGACTGCCATTTccattatttagaaataacaTCTATAGAATCCAAAAGATCGAATCAGTTATCTTTGACTGTCGGAGAAAggtattacaattttactacTACAGGAGCAGGTGCAGATACCACAGAAGTAGATGCAATGATTGAGGCCTTACACACTGCAATTCGAAATATCTTTCCCACGGTTCCACTAAA TTATATTATAAGGAAAATAGAAGTAATACCAGCTAGTAGATTGCAGAGTATAAGAGGTAGCGAATTAGCTAGAAGTACAGAAGCAACAAGACATACAGGACCGTGTGGTGGATTCTCGACTCAATATGCATGCATGTGTGATTTACATGGTGTACCATACAGAGAAGAAGTCGCTtgg GATGTTGATACAATATACCTCTCTCACGACACAagggaattaaatttaagagaTTTCGATCACTTAGATCAGAAAGATTTGGTGCCAATCATTTCTGCCTTGGAATATAACACTTGGTTTACAAAGCTACGAGCATCTCATCTTAAATTAAGTCATGAACCTTTGGAAAGATTATTACACGTTATGCGCAGATCTCTTTCCATTCAGGAACTTTATTTAGATAATCTTGGAATTAAGTG GGATTTTGCGCACAAACTATCGTTAGCTCTAATTTCTAATGCTAATACAATGTTGCAAACTATTGATCTATCACATAATACTATTGAAGATAAAG gagGTGCACATTTAAGCGGACCTATTGGAAAACTACCTAAAggtttacaaaaattaaatttcgcacATTGTGGACTAACAGGAAAAGGAATAAGTCAAATTGCACATGCACTAAGTTTAAATAGAAGCATGCCAACTAGTTTGCAATATTTGAATCTTTCAGAAAACTCTTTAAAAGATGATATCAAT AATTTGTGCAACTTTCTGGCACAACCTAATAGCCTAACTCATTTAGATCTAAGTGGTACAGATACTACACTGGAATGT CTGTTTGGTGCTTTATTACGGGGTTGTGCAACTAATCTAGTCCATTTAAATGTCGCTCGCAACTCTTTTTCAAGCAAGAAGACCAAAGAAATACCTCCCAGCTTTAAGCAGTTCTTTACAGCTACACTTTCATTGAAGTACTTAAATATATCTTGTTGCAAATTACCACTAGAAGCATTGAAGCATTTATTACTTGGTTTGGCATGCAATGAAAGCACAGTTGGTTTGGAACTCGATATGAGTGGAAACAACTTGGGTTCCATGGGTGCTCACGTGTTGGAGTCGTGTATACATGGCGTGCGTTGCATAGCATCACTGGATATTTCAGACAGCA ATATGGATGTTGATCTAGCACAAGTAATAACTGCTGTagggaaaaataaatctataaaacaattatacatGGGTCGTAATACCGTTGGTATGAAAAGCAAACATATTGCTATTGTAATGGATGCCCTGGTACAAATGCTTCAAGAAGACGATTGCGTTTTACAAGCATTACATTTACCAGATTCTCGATTAAAGTCTGATCTCTACAATCTTATTAATGCTCTTGGTAGTAATACATGTCTTCATACTATAGATATTAGTGGTAATCAAATTGGAGATCCTGGTGCAAGATTATTAGCGAAAGCACTACAAATTAACAATCATTTGAGGACcattatttatgataaaaataatattacactcCAAGGTTATGCCGACATTGTTCATGCTTTAGAAAA AAATTGTAGCGTGAGGCACATGCCATTTCCAATCTTTGACCTACAACCTTGTATGAAAACTTCTGCTGAGAAAACGGAACAGTTAgcaaaaaaaatacaagatcttttacaaagaaatgttACTCCTTGCAAATATAGTCACGGACAGGCCTTCAGGCTGCAACAAGGTTTTCTATTAAGCTCTACGCAACAAATGGTTGATAGGCTTGTTGTTCAAACTCAAGACACTATTAAAGCTATTGCTGCAGAAAGCTGTGATGctaataatgatattaattttgcaactgGACTTATACAAGatgcagataattctaaacag cTTCTCCCGAGATTGCACGAAGTCCTTCAACGACGAGATGAAAATAATCCAATTGAGTTGAAGTTACATGATATGGCGAATGAACTTCATAAAGTTGTAACAGCATATTTACAG GATTCTTTAGACGCTATGGTAAAATGTGCAAATGAACAATGTCCTACCATACTTTCACAAACGGTAATCAGAGGAGATGAGAGTGAATCAATTGCCGTTGAAGATGATCTACGTAACAgctgcaaagaaaaaaatcaaatcagCAATGAATTCATACACACTACTATCACAGAACAAGCTGGAGCAGACATAGTCAATAGAGTGAA cgaatTAAATTTAGCTGTTGCTTCACATGTATCTGACAGAATAACAGATGAAGTAATTGAATCGTTATCaagaagttataaaaatttg ATTGGGGATTGCGATAGTAGAACAAGAAGTAGCACTCCAGATGTATTACGGCCTAGTGCTGGTTCAATGAGTAGCGGAAGCGTCATAGGTGTTACAAGTACAGTAGGTGTTTCTACAACATTACCCATTGGTAGAACCAGTCTTGCATCAGAAGATGACTGTCCACCAGAAACTTATTCGCTTGTGAATTCTATTGGTCAGTGTTCTAGCGATCAGTCTCCAATG AAATTGGATTATTTGAATCTT GCCACTCCACATCTGTCAAACAAACGTAAAAGTTTACATGGAAGAAAATTACGACCTAAATCTGTAGTCGATTCCGTTGAAGGACTTTCTGCTGATGATATTCCTGACCTACTACCATCACTGCCAAAAAGTCAAGCAGAAG CTATTTCAGAAACAGAACATTCTTTAACAGAATCATTAGATTCTGTTTCTGAATTACCTAATACCGTGGGTCAACAACTACAACATTTAGTAAAATCTAGACCACGCAGAACAAAGACTAGAGCACCTACAAGGCCAATGTTGAGACCCGATCAACAGGTGGATGGTCTAGCTCTTGGAGAAGGCCTTGATGTATTCTTTCGACCAACTACGCCAACAACTCCTCTTATATCTCCAACAAGCGATGATAG CTCCTTACATACGTTCCCGACTGATGGTAGTCCGAATTTATCTCTTGCAAGTCACAAAAGTATTCCACCTGACACGGATAAGAAGCCTGGTTGCAGTTCTCCAATGTTAAAAACGCTTCTCGAACCTACACCACGATCGCGGTCCAGTgataatttggaaaaattttcgCCTCTCGTCGGTAGGAGATCTCAAGGTGATTCACCATTAACTGCATCTCCATTAGCTCGACGGAATATGACTGATAATGATCAAAATCACGAAAGAATTGTTGCGAAATCTGGTAGTAATAAAGATACGAGTAGTAATAGTATTGTCAGTACTTCTGCTGACACTTCTAAACGTAGCACATTACCGATTATTGGATCTGGTACAAATTCACGTAGTTTGCGGGATTCagatgaaaatgttaaaatgttACAACTAACAACTGCTGCAAATTCTTTAGATAGGGATGTATCTCTTGCAACGTCTGTTCCTAAAGATTACGAAAGCAGAAAAAGTTTAACGAAAAAATCTGCCATGGAAGTGGACAAATCTGCAAGTCAACCTCTGCCTTCTCTTAAACTGAGGTCAACAGGTTTTGATCTTCGAAGTCCAACAAATGGCAGTAGTACAAAAAGTAATTCGGAAGCATCGAAATCTCCAGTATTAAAACCTTCAACTAAAGGATGTAGTTCCACGAATGATGGAAAAAGTAATGGTGTTCTTTCGAAAAGTAAACTAACACCACCTGCGACAGCTCCGAAACCAAGACCTTGGAGTATGGCTACTGATAGAAAATCTg gcgaatttaatttattaagcgATGGTTCTAGTCCAAATACTTCAGCAGGGAATACGCCTGATTCAGGTGATGCTCTCGATGAATCGACAGATAGTGGCGTTAGTGGTCCGGCTTCACTGCCACCGACGTTATCAGCAAGTAGCACTGCTAGTTCTTTAAGTAATACAAGTGTAGAGAAAAGATCTGTCAGAGAATTAGCAGCTAGTTTAAACAAGAGTAAAACAGAGAGGAAAGAAAatg agCATACCGCACCTGCAGCATGGAGGTCGGTGCTTCAACGTTCTATCAACCAACCAGATGCCAAG GTAACGGAAGTGCCGAAAACGGTTGAAGaaaatcatataaattataaacttcgacgtacttcatttttacgtgattcaaattttaactatAATAATGATGACGTAGTTGACGTTTGA
- the LOC128872795 gene encoding F-actin-uncapping protein LRRC16A isoform X2 produces MSTRSQLTKDLNESVKALLGKHVKILLKNVVKLETKQDKQENRVLVFSPCRLFLLTAKVPTRLDCHFHYLEITSIESKRSNQLSLTVGERYYNFTTTGAGADTTEVDAMIEALHTAIRNIFPTVPLNYIIRKIEVIPASRLQSIRGSELARSTEATRHTGPCGGFSTQYACMCDLHGVPYREEVAWDVDTIYLSHDTRELNLRDFDHLDQKDLVPIISALEYNTWFTKLRASHLKLSHEPLERLLHVMRRSLSIQELYLDNLGIKWDFAHKLSLALISNANTMLQTIDLSHNTIEDKGVSSLCGIIAKLMQGGAHLSGPIGKLPKGLQKLNFAHCGLTGKGISQIAHALSLNRSMPTSLQYLNLSENSLKDDINNLCNFLAQPNSLTHLDLSGTDTTLECLFGALLRGCATNLVHLNVARNSFSSKKTKEIPPSFKQFFTATLSLKYLNISCCKLPLEALKHLLLGLACNESTVGLELDMSGNNLGSMGAHVLESCIHGVRCIASLDISDSNMDVDLAQVITAVGKNKSIKQLYMGRNTVGMKSKHIAIVMDALVQMLQEDDCVLQALHLPDSRLKSDLYNLINALGSNTCLHTIDISGNQIGDPGARLLAKALQINNHLRTIIYDKNNITLQGYADIVHALEKNCSVRHMPFPIFDLQPCMKTSAEKTEQLAKKIQDLLQRNVTPCKYSHGQAFRLQQGFLLSSTQQMVDRLVVQTQDTIKAIAAESCDANNDINFATGLIQDADNSKQLLPRLHEVLQRRDENNPIELKLHDMANELHKVVTAYLQDSLDAMVKCANEQCPTILSQTVIRGDESESIAVEDDLRNSCKEKNQISNEFIHTTITEQAGADIVNRVNELNLAVASHVSDRITDEVIESLSRSYKNLIGDCDSRTRSSTPDVLRPSAGSMSSGSVIGVTSTVGVSTTLPIGRTSLASEDDCPPETYSLVNSIGQCSSDQSPMATPHLSNKRKSLHGRKLRPKSVVDSVEGLSADDIPDLLPSLPKSQAEAISETEHSLTESLDSVSELPNTVGQQLQHLVKSRPRRTKTRAPTRPMLRPDQQVDGLALGEGLDVFFRPTTPTTPLISPTSDDSSLHTFPTDGSPNLSLASHKSIPPDTDKKPGCSSPMLKTLLEPTPRSRSSDNLEKFSPLVGRRSQGDSPLTASPLARRNMTDNDQNHERIVAKSGSNKDTSSNSIVSTSADTSKRSTLPIIGSGTNSRSLRDSDENVKMLQLTTAANSLDRDVSLATSVPKDYESRKSLTKKSAMEVDKSASQPLPSLKLRSTGFDLRSPTNGSSTKSNSEASKSPVLKPSTKGCSSTNDGKSNGVLSKSKLTPPATAPKPRPWSMATDRKSGEFNLLSDGSSPNTSAGNTPDSGDALDESTDSGVSGPASLPPTLSASSTASSLSNTSVEKRSVRELAASLNKSKTERKENEHTAPAAWRSVLQRSINQPDAKVTEVPKTVEENHINYKLRRTSFLRDSNFNYNNDDVVDV; encoded by the exons ATGTCAACCAGATCGCAACTTACGAAAGATTTAAACG AATCGGTTAAAGCATTACTCGGTAAGCACGTCAAGATATTACTAAAAAACGTTGTGAAATTGGAAACAAAGCaggataaacaagaaaatcgTGTTCTA gTTTTTTCACCATGCCGTCTCTTTCTTTTAACGGCCAAAGTACCCACAAGG CTCGACTGCCATTTccattatttagaaataacaTCTATAGAATCCAAAAGATCGAATCAGTTATCTTTGACTGTCGGAGAAAggtattacaattttactacTACAGGAGCAGGTGCAGATACCACAGAAGTAGATGCAATGATTGAGGCCTTACACACTGCAATTCGAAATATCTTTCCCACGGTTCCACTAAA TTATATTATAAGGAAAATAGAAGTAATACCAGCTAGTAGATTGCAGAGTATAAGAGGTAGCGAATTAGCTAGAAGTACAGAAGCAACAAGACATACAGGACCGTGTGGTGGATTCTCGACTCAATATGCATGCATGTGTGATTTACATGGTGTACCATACAGAGAAGAAGTCGCTtgg GATGTTGATACAATATACCTCTCTCACGACACAagggaattaaatttaagagaTTTCGATCACTTAGATCAGAAAGATTTGGTGCCAATCATTTCTGCCTTGGAATATAACACTTGGTTTACAAAGCTACGAGCATCTCATCTTAAATTAAGTCATGAACCTTTGGAAAGATTATTACACGTTATGCGCAGATCTCTTTCCATTCAGGAACTTTATTTAGATAATCTTGGAATTAAGTG GGATTTTGCGCACAAACTATCGTTAGCTCTAATTTCTAATGCTAATACAATGTTGCAAACTATTGATCTATCACATAATACTATTGAAGATAAAG gaGTCTCTAGCTTGTGTGGAATAATTGCCAAGTTAATGCAAG gagGTGCACATTTAAGCGGACCTATTGGAAAACTACCTAAAggtttacaaaaattaaatttcgcacATTGTGGACTAACAGGAAAAGGAATAAGTCAAATTGCACATGCACTAAGTTTAAATAGAAGCATGCCAACTAGTTTGCAATATTTGAATCTTTCAGAAAACTCTTTAAAAGATGATATCAAT AATTTGTGCAACTTTCTGGCACAACCTAATAGCCTAACTCATTTAGATCTAAGTGGTACAGATACTACACTGGAATGT CTGTTTGGTGCTTTATTACGGGGTTGTGCAACTAATCTAGTCCATTTAAATGTCGCTCGCAACTCTTTTTCAAGCAAGAAGACCAAAGAAATACCTCCCAGCTTTAAGCAGTTCTTTACAGCTACACTTTCATTGAAGTACTTAAATATATCTTGTTGCAAATTACCACTAGAAGCATTGAAGCATTTATTACTTGGTTTGGCATGCAATGAAAGCACAGTTGGTTTGGAACTCGATATGAGTGGAAACAACTTGGGTTCCATGGGTGCTCACGTGTTGGAGTCGTGTATACATGGCGTGCGTTGCATAGCATCACTGGATATTTCAGACAGCA ATATGGATGTTGATCTAGCACAAGTAATAACTGCTGTagggaaaaataaatctataaaacaattatacatGGGTCGTAATACCGTTGGTATGAAAAGCAAACATATTGCTATTGTAATGGATGCCCTGGTACAAATGCTTCAAGAAGACGATTGCGTTTTACAAGCATTACATTTACCAGATTCTCGATTAAAGTCTGATCTCTACAATCTTATTAATGCTCTTGGTAGTAATACATGTCTTCATACTATAGATATTAGTGGTAATCAAATTGGAGATCCTGGTGCAAGATTATTAGCGAAAGCACTACAAATTAACAATCATTTGAGGACcattatttatgataaaaataatattacactcCAAGGTTATGCCGACATTGTTCATGCTTTAGAAAA AAATTGTAGCGTGAGGCACATGCCATTTCCAATCTTTGACCTACAACCTTGTATGAAAACTTCTGCTGAGAAAACGGAACAGTTAgcaaaaaaaatacaagatcttttacaaagaaatgttACTCCTTGCAAATATAGTCACGGACAGGCCTTCAGGCTGCAACAAGGTTTTCTATTAAGCTCTACGCAACAAATGGTTGATAGGCTTGTTGTTCAAACTCAAGACACTATTAAAGCTATTGCTGCAGAAAGCTGTGATGctaataatgatattaattttgcaactgGACTTATACAAGatgcagataattctaaacag cTTCTCCCGAGATTGCACGAAGTCCTTCAACGACGAGATGAAAATAATCCAATTGAGTTGAAGTTACATGATATGGCGAATGAACTTCATAAAGTTGTAACAGCATATTTACAG GATTCTTTAGACGCTATGGTAAAATGTGCAAATGAACAATGTCCTACCATACTTTCACAAACGGTAATCAGAGGAGATGAGAGTGAATCAATTGCCGTTGAAGATGATCTACGTAACAgctgcaaagaaaaaaatcaaatcagCAATGAATTCATACACACTACTATCACAGAACAAGCTGGAGCAGACATAGTCAATAGAGTGAA cgaatTAAATTTAGCTGTTGCTTCACATGTATCTGACAGAATAACAGATGAAGTAATTGAATCGTTATCaagaagttataaaaatttg ATTGGGGATTGCGATAGTAGAACAAGAAGTAGCACTCCAGATGTATTACGGCCTAGTGCTGGTTCAATGAGTAGCGGAAGCGTCATAGGTGTTACAAGTACAGTAGGTGTTTCTACAACATTACCCATTGGTAGAACCAGTCTTGCATCAGAAGATGACTGTCCACCAGAAACTTATTCGCTTGTGAATTCTATTGGTCAGTGTTCTAGCGATCAGTCTCCAATG GCCACTCCACATCTGTCAAACAAACGTAAAAGTTTACATGGAAGAAAATTACGACCTAAATCTGTAGTCGATTCCGTTGAAGGACTTTCTGCTGATGATATTCCTGACCTACTACCATCACTGCCAAAAAGTCAAGCAGAAG CTATTTCAGAAACAGAACATTCTTTAACAGAATCATTAGATTCTGTTTCTGAATTACCTAATACCGTGGGTCAACAACTACAACATTTAGTAAAATCTAGACCACGCAGAACAAAGACTAGAGCACCTACAAGGCCAATGTTGAGACCCGATCAACAGGTGGATGGTCTAGCTCTTGGAGAAGGCCTTGATGTATTCTTTCGACCAACTACGCCAACAACTCCTCTTATATCTCCAACAAGCGATGATAG CTCCTTACATACGTTCCCGACTGATGGTAGTCCGAATTTATCTCTTGCAAGTCACAAAAGTATTCCACCTGACACGGATAAGAAGCCTGGTTGCAGTTCTCCAATGTTAAAAACGCTTCTCGAACCTACACCACGATCGCGGTCCAGTgataatttggaaaaattttcgCCTCTCGTCGGTAGGAGATCTCAAGGTGATTCACCATTAACTGCATCTCCATTAGCTCGACGGAATATGACTGATAATGATCAAAATCACGAAAGAATTGTTGCGAAATCTGGTAGTAATAAAGATACGAGTAGTAATAGTATTGTCAGTACTTCTGCTGACACTTCTAAACGTAGCACATTACCGATTATTGGATCTGGTACAAATTCACGTAGTTTGCGGGATTCagatgaaaatgttaaaatgttACAACTAACAACTGCTGCAAATTCTTTAGATAGGGATGTATCTCTTGCAACGTCTGTTCCTAAAGATTACGAAAGCAGAAAAAGTTTAACGAAAAAATCTGCCATGGAAGTGGACAAATCTGCAAGTCAACCTCTGCCTTCTCTTAAACTGAGGTCAACAGGTTTTGATCTTCGAAGTCCAACAAATGGCAGTAGTACAAAAAGTAATTCGGAAGCATCGAAATCTCCAGTATTAAAACCTTCAACTAAAGGATGTAGTTCCACGAATGATGGAAAAAGTAATGGTGTTCTTTCGAAAAGTAAACTAACACCACCTGCGACAGCTCCGAAACCAAGACCTTGGAGTATGGCTACTGATAGAAAATCTg gcgaatttaatttattaagcgATGGTTCTAGTCCAAATACTTCAGCAGGGAATACGCCTGATTCAGGTGATGCTCTCGATGAATCGACAGATAGTGGCGTTAGTGGTCCGGCTTCACTGCCACCGACGTTATCAGCAAGTAGCACTGCTAGTTCTTTAAGTAATACAAGTGTAGAGAAAAGATCTGTCAGAGAATTAGCAGCTAGTTTAAACAAGAGTAAAACAGAGAGGAAAGAAAatg agCATACCGCACCTGCAGCATGGAGGTCGGTGCTTCAACGTTCTATCAACCAACCAGATGCCAAG GTAACGGAAGTGCCGAAAACGGTTGAAGaaaatcatataaattataaacttcgacgtacttcatttttacgtgattcaaattttaactatAATAATGATGACGTAGTTGACGTTTGA